One window of Cucurbita pepo subsp. pepo cultivar mu-cu-16 chromosome LG19, ASM280686v2, whole genome shotgun sequence genomic DNA carries:
- the LOC111781893 gene encoding E3 ubiquitin-protein ligase SINAT2-like has product MAPGSSTCKKVDSHPSVSGHDIAISKSENNPTTSKASLGLGGKLGVYSTNGVQELLECPVCTNLMYPPIYQCPNGHTLCSNCKIRVSNSCPTCRHELGNIRCLALEKVAESLEIPCRYQNLGCQDIFPYYSKLKHEQHCRFRPYNCPYAGSECSVTGDIQSLVAHLKDDHKVDMHDGCTFNHRYVKSNPHEVENATWMLTVFNCFGRQFCLHFEAFQLGMAPVYMAFLRFMGDDNEAKKFSYSLEVGGNGRKLIWQGIPRGIRDSHRKVRDSQDGLIIQRNLALYFSGGERQELKLRITGRIWKEE; this is encoded by the exons ATGGCTCCTGGAAGCAGTACCTGCAAAAAAGTAGATTCTCACCCTTCAGTTTCTGGTCATGACATAGCAATATCTAAATCAGAGAATAATCCTACAACATCAAAAGCCTCACTTGGTTTGGGTGGGAAACTTGGAGTTTATTCAACCAATGGTGTGCAAGAATTGCTAGAGTGCCCTGTCTGCACAAATCTGATGTACCCTCCAATTTACCAG TGCCCGAATGGCCACACATTGTGCTCAAACTGCAAGATCAGAGTTAGCAACTCTTGCCCAACCTGTCGTCACGAACTCGGAAATATAAGGTGCTTGGCATTGGAGAAGGTAGCTGAGTCGCTGGAAATCCCTTGCAGATACCAGAACTTGGGTTGTCAAGACATTTTTCCTTACTACAGTAAGCTTAAGCACGAACAACACTGTCGATTCCGTCCTTACAACTGCCCTTATGCTGGATCAGAGTGCTCGGTCACGGGTGACATCCAGTCTCTTGTTGCTCATCTCAAAGATGATCACAAGGTTGACATGCATGATGGGTGTACCTTCAATCATCGCTATGTGAAATCAAATCCACATGAAGTCGAAAACGCCACATGGATGCTAACG GTTTTCAACTGCTTTGGAAGGCAGTTCTGCTTGCATTTTGAGGCATTCCAGCTAGGAATGGCACCTGTTTACATGGCGTTCTTACGATTCATGGGTGACGATAATGAAGCGAAGAAGTTCAGCTACAGTTTGGAAGTCGGTGGCAACGGGCGAAAACTGATATGGCAAGGAATTCCAAGGGGCATCCGCGACAGTCACCGAAAAGTTCGTGACAGTCAAGACGGTCTCATCATTCAAAGAAACCTGGCACTGTATTTTTCAGGAGGGGAAAGGCAAGAGCTGAAGCTGAGAATCACAGGCCGAATATGGAAGGAAGAATAA
- the LOC111781106 gene encoding gamma-tubulin complex component 3-like, whose amino-acid sequence MEEGDPSKVLDLIKELVLRLLSHNPTSDSISTSSHFDKSLRYAIRILTSRMTPSIAPDAAAIAESIKRRLATEGKSSQALTFADLYTKFASKTGPGSVNNKWAVLYLIKIVAEDRKCKRTQFESSMLLPNLVASDPVLGKNSGGLRPCEKEWQKGVLLVSKDPENLRDIAFKEFANLQKEENEVTEEALVRDVLYACQGIDGKYVKFDNNADGYVLSSLVKAPRATRTTVRKLGEIGWLFRKVKGYISESMERFPAEDVGTVGHAFCATLQDELSEYYKLLAVLEAQSMNPIPMISETASSGNYLSLRRLIVWLSEPMVKMRLMAVLVDKCRVLKGGAMAGAIHLHAQHGDPLVLEFMRRLLRRVCSPLFEMVRSWVLEGELEDVFAEFFVVGQQVKAESLWREGYRLRTSMLPSFILQSLARRILRTGKSINFLRVCCEDMGWADAATEAAVAAGTSTKRGGLGYGETDALESLVDGAAKRIDQHLLDVIHKRYKFKDHCLAIKRYLLLGQGDFVQYLMDIVGPELSEHANAISSFKLSGLLETAIRSSNAQYDDPDILDRLKVKMMPHGTGDRGWDVFSLEYEARVPLDTVFTESVMSKYLRIFNFLWKLRRVEHALMGTWKTMKPNGITSCSLTKLHHGVKKQLLSTLRRCQVLWVEMNHFVTNLQYYIMFEVLEVSWSDFSNEIEAAMDLDDLLAAHEKYLHSIFEKSLLGEQSQTLRKSLFGLFDLILRFRSHADRLYEGIHELQCRTIESSLPSRDKSKKNRSTEKSFDTPSWIADGKNAITRRAGEFLRNVEQDLAALAKQYSSLLEGFISQLPLQQHVDLKFLLFRLDFTEFYSQLQPHV is encoded by the exons ATGGAAGAAGGTGACCCCAGCAAGGTTCTTGATCTCATCAAAGAGCttgttcttcgtcttctttcTCACAATCCCACCTCCGATTCCATCTCTACCTCCTCCCATTTCGACAAATCCCTTCGCTATGCAATTCGCATTCTCACTAGTCGAATGACTCCCTCCATTGCCCCTGATGCTGCCGCCATTGCTGAGTCCATCAAACGCAGGCTCGCCACCGAGGGTAAGTCTTCTCAGGCCCTCACTTTTGCTGATCTTTATACTAAATTTGCATCCAAAACCGGCCCTGGGAGTGTAAATAACAAATGGGCTGtgctttatttgattaaaattgtGGCGGAGGATCGGAAATGTAAACGGACCCAGTTTGAATCTTCAATGCTTTTGCCTAATTTAGTAGCGAGTGATCCTGTGTTAGGAAAGAATTCTGGGGGTTTACGGCCGTGTGAGAAGGAGTGGCAGAAGGGGGTTTTGTTGGTCTCAAAAGACCCTGAAAATCTTCGCGATATTGCTTTCAAGGAGTTCGCTAATTTGCAAAAGGAGGAAAATGAAGTGACTGAAGAGGCTTTGGTGAGGGATGTATTGTATGCTTGTCAAGGAATTGATGGGAAGTATGTGAAATTTGACAACAATGCTGATGGGTATGTTTTGTCTAGTTTAGTTAAGGCTCCCAGGGCAACTAGGACGACGGTTCGCAAGCTCGGTGAAATCGGGTGGCTGTTTAGGAAGGTTAAAGGTTATATCTCGGAAAGTATGGAACGCTTTCCAGCTGAAGATGTTGGAACTGTTGGACATGCTTTTTGTGCTACATTGCAGGATGAGCTTTCGGAATACTATAAACTGTTGGCAGTTCTCGAAGCTCAGTCGATGAATCCGATACCTATGATTTCGGAGACAGCAAGTTCAGGAAACTATCTCTCACTAAGGAGATTGATAGTCTGGCTTTCTGAGCCAATGGTGAAAATGAGGTTGATGGCTGTATTGGTCGATAAGTGTAGAGTCTTGAAGGGTGGGGCGATGGCTGGGGCTATCCATTTACATGCTCAGCATGGTGACCCATTGGTGCTTGAATTTATGCGTCGTTTGCTACGGCGTGTATGCTCTCCACTTTTTGAGATGGTGAGGAGTTGGGTTTTGGAAGGGGAGCTAGAAGACGTTTTTGCTGAGTTTTTCGTTGTTGGGCAGCAAGTGAAGGCCGAATCTCTCTGGAGGGAAGGTTATAGGCTTCGTACGAGCATGCTTCCATCTTTCATTTTGCAATCTCTAGCCCGACGTATATTGAGGACTGGGAAATCGATTAATTTCCTTCGTGTTTGTTGCGAGGATATGGGATGGGCTGATGCTGCAACAGAAGCAGCAGTAGCCGCTGGGACCTCGACCAAAAGGGGAGGTCTCGGATATGGCGAAACCGATGCTCTTGAATCTTTGGTAGATGGAGCAGCAAAAAGAATAGACCAACACTTGTTGGATGTGATACACAAGCGGTATAAGTTCAAAGACCATTGTCTAGCAATTAAGCGCTATTTGCTACTAGGACAAGGTGATTTTGTTCAATATCTGATGGATATTGTTGGGCCAGAGCTTTCTGAGCATGCCAATGCTATTAGCTCGTTTAAGTTATCCGGTCTCCTCGAAACCGCAATTCGCTCTTCTAATGCCCAGTATGATGATCCCGACATCTTGGATAGATTAAAGGTTAAGATGATGCCTCATGGAACCGGAGATCGGGGTTGGGATGTATTTTCATTGGAATATGAGGCAAGAGTTCCATTAGATACTGTATTTACAGAGTCGGTCATGTCGAAATATTTAAGGATCTTTAATTTCCTATGGAAGCTTAGACGAGTCGAGCATGCGCTTATGGGTACTTGGAAGACAATGAAGCCGAACGGCATCACATCGTGTTCATTGACTAAGCTGCACCATGGGGTCAAGAAGCAATTGCTCTCGACATTAAGGCGATGCCAGGTCCTTTGGGTTGAGATGAATCATTTTGTTACGAACTTGCAGTACTACATAATGTTTGAAGTCTTGGAAGTATCATGGTCtgatttttcaaatgaaatagAAGCAGCAATGGATCTTGATGATTTACTTGCAGCTCATGAAAAGTATCTTCATTCAATATTTGAGAAGTCTCTTCTTGGAGAACAATCTCAAACACTTCGCAAGTCGCTTTTTGGCTTATTTGATCTAATATTACGATTTCGAAGTCACGCCGACAGATTATACGAGGGAATACATGAATTACAATGCAG AACAATAGAATCATCTTTACCCTCCAGAGACAAGAGTAAGAAAAATCGTTCAACAGAAAAATCTTTCGACACGCCGTCGTGGATAGCTGATGGAAAGAATGCTATAACACGACGTGCTGGTGAATTTCTTCGGAATGTTGAGCAAGATCTAGCTGCATTAGCCAAACAGTATTCGTCATTGCTCGAGGGGTTCATTTCTCAGCTGCCTTTGCAACAGCATGTTGATTTgaagtttcttcttttccgCCTCGACTTTACCGAATTTTACAGCCAGTTACAACCTCATGTGTAG